TACGTAAAGATTTATGTTCCGCCGAATGAAAGAAGAGCAGCAGCGAATCCGTTAAGATACAGGGGCGGAACTACAGCCAGGGGGTTTGGAATAACAGGCGCTGATTCAGCAAGTTATGAGGGTTTGATAAGGACCTATGCGAACTATATAAAATTTGAAGGGTTGCAGGTATGGTGTAAAGCAACGCCCTATAATATTTCCGCATTGTCCATAAGCGAGGTGACATCATCAAATAAAATTGAAATTACTGATTGTGTCCTTGCTGGTGCTTGTGGAAGGGCACTAGCAGTTTCATGCGCTCCCGGTATTGGAGTTCCTAAGGTATATGTTAGAAACACCCTTATGTATACTAGTTTTTCAGGCGACCATTATTCTTTATTAATTACAAATGATGTTGCTTCCGGCACTGAATGCTATCTCTATAATTGTGTAATTGGTAATGGTTTTGCTTGCGCTAGAATAGGAACAGCTATTGCAAAAAATACTTATGCAGCAAGATGGTACCCGTCACCGGATAGTATTTTTACAGGTAACAATAATGCGGGCGGCACTGCGGTTGTCCCTGGAGGCGGTACTTTAACTGATTTGGACGGAGGTAATCTGTTTGTGGATATTACTTCCGGGACAGAAGATTTTCATCTCAGGGAATATAGTCCATTGGCAGATGCGGGAGTAGATTTAAGCGCAGATGCAATTATGCCTTTTTCAAATGACATAGATGGACAGACACGAAGCGGCAGTTGGGACATTGGCTGTGATGAATATGGCGCGACTCAGAGCGTCCCAACGATTACCACTCCAACTTTAGCTAATGGCGGAGTAGGTTCTTCTTATAACGTAACTTTAACCGCTACAGGCGGGACAGCTCCTTATAGCTGGACAAATACTACTGCTTTACCAGCTGGTTTAACTTTAAGCGCGGCTGGAGCAATTTCCGGTACACCGACAGCGGTAGGTTCCACTACAACGACTTTCAGGGTA
Above is a window of Elusimicrobiota bacterium DNA encoding:
- a CDS encoding Ig domain-containing protein; translated protein: MKRNKLLLLVSLFFLNVTLYSATESVKLIRQNQTISAVTRAGNVVTVTLSSNFPNDNLKAGQKIVIKNVTPTSFNGTFTIASVASQTSFTYNQTAIDASGSGGTAGGDYTSLGDWESTEKGDLVFLNQIAVAECYDDWTGNGMDIGTGYFTISRDWGTSASCYVKIYVPPNERRAAANPLRYRGGTTARGFGITGADSASYEGLIRTYANYIKFEGLQVWCKATPYNISALSISEVTSSNKIEITDCVLAGACGRALAVSCAPGIGVPKVYVRNTLMYTSFSGDHYSLLITNDVASGTECYLYNCVIGNGFACARIGTAIAKNTYAARWYPSPDSIFTGNNNAGGTAVVPGGGTLTDLDGGNLFVDITSGTEDFHLREYSPLADAGVDLSADAIMPFSNDIDGQTRSGSWDIGCDEYGATQSVPTITTPTLANGGVGSSYNVTLTATGGTAPYSWTNTTALPAGLTLSAAGAISGTPTAVGSTTTTFRV